Part of the Sarcophilus harrisii chromosome X, mSarHar1.11, whole genome shotgun sequence genome is shown below.
atgttaaaataaaatcatagaaaatatggggaaaggtagaaaatgcaaaaatcagaagaaaatgaatcttctatGAAAAACAACTatcttgggggagggaggagaaggaagtttgaggaaaggtaattttaaaatctttggaTCACCTAAAAGCCATGGACTCCTTCCCCCCTCCACACTGCTTAAAGAGCTTAAACATTACATTTGaataaatcataagaaaaaactagttagaaaaatgaaaggaatctaTTGAGCCCCTTGTGAAAGAAACCCCAAGTTACAAACTATGACAGATGTTGTAGCCAAAACCCAGAGCCTCCAAGTTTCCTGGGCTAACAGGCAGCGTCAGCCCGTGTCCTTGCTGATTCCACCCCTCCAGGACCTGTCTTGTGACACTCTTTTGTGTCTGGAAGTGAAAATTGGAGAGTTACAGCAAAGCTCACTGTttaccctaaccctaaccctgctttccattttataaaacaCCCAGCATCTAGTCTGGGtgaatcctttccctttccctgggGCAGATCACTCCTGTCCTCGACTCCTACCATTAGAAACTAGCCAGAGAGACTTTCCCTGCCCTGATACCTTGAGGCTGCTGATTCTCGTGATCAAGTCCCAGGTGCCCTAGCCCATTAAAAGTATATCAATTGGGGCCGAGGTTTTCTTGTCAAGGGACCACTTGCTTTGAAGGTACATACCTGATTTAAGACATTTCAGAGTCTCTCTTGGCACCTTTGGTTATAAAGAAAAACCACTCACCATCAATTCGCTAATTATTGGCTTGCCAAGTTGATCATTAATACCTGGAAATTACCTCTCAGGGTTTTATTCACGACATCCCCTCCACTGAGAAATCCAGTTTTTCATGACATCACCTTTAAAGGAAACAGTACCCCTGGCCTCGTTTCCCAGAGGGTCCTGGGACTTTCTAACCAACTAAAGGAAGATCTCCAATGGTCTCCACACTCCTAAGGGACCCACCCTTTCCTGTATGTGGATCATCCGACTTGCCTCCCCAACCTGCCCTTGTTTCAGGAAGCTGCCAAGTCCcagataaattttaataaaacctCCGATATGAGGTAAGCCACAAGAAGCTCAGGGCAGCTTATTCCCAGTTTTCATTCTTCCACTCTCTTCTTCCTGTTTTCAGGCTCTGTTTCAATTGctcttttctctcccaataaCTCAGTGCACATCACATCtcaccctcttctccctctctctcccctctttctctttcttcctgtgtcacacattctctccctttctctttctctctgacctCCACCACTCATTCTGAGTCTCTAGCTTTCTTTTCACTGTATCTCCATTATTCTATATATGTTTAACTTCAAGCTATTCGCCGGAAAGGTCAAATACTTAAGCTTGGATATTTTGACCCCACTAAATGATGGGACTCATTGGAAGAGGCCTCAATGTTGGGAAAGATCgataggaaagggaaagggagggaaatggaaagaaggtATCACAAAAACAGGAAACAAGAACTTAGACGTCTTCTGAAAAGAGTAGCAGTATCTAGTCCATGAGATCATGAAGTCTAAACAACTCGATGGTGACGATGGTGGCAGACAGTGCAGCTGTCTATACAGCTATACCTTCTCTATCCATCTCTCCAACCTCTTAACctctttccatccatccatccatccatccacccatccatccatttcTTTATATAGCAATGTTGCATTAGAAAGTCtcttcatccatctatccatcatctctttctctatgtctttatCTCAAGCTCTTGTTGTTTAAAATTTATCCACCCATGCATTCATTATGAATCATCcattatccctccctccctccatcgcTCTACCTAACTATATGTTTTGTTTGTTGCCTTTAATCAGTAGGATACTCAAATTTTCTCTggtgtgttatatatatttttgtagtcTCTTCCATTGCTTTTTGGCCAACCTCTTAAACTGCCTCTGGTTGCTTTTGTCATGATGGCATTtcatactttctctttttattcatctgTCATTTGTTGTTCCTTTCTGTGATTCTTAACTTTGGCCACTGCTTCCTGGAAAAGTTCTATGTGTGGGTCCTGAAACTTTTTTACACTTATGATGAAATAATTTGGGAAATGTCCTTTTAAAGATTATTAGAACAGATACCAAGTCTTACATCATTTTCTTTGGTATACCTTTTGGGTTATCTCTAAGTTTGCTTCAAGCCAATGAGTTGTTGCtcttagttttcagtttcttctcttccttgcCCTGGCTGACATGGCGCAGACCTGTTACTGCTGACAGAAAGCTTTGCCTATGGTTTCTGACATCTTTTTCTTAGGAAGACCATTTTATATGTGCCTATCACTAGTACTACATGACACTGAGCTATTTCCAGGGTTTTGGTATTTTCGAAATTTATTTTTGGTAGGCCACGACTTCCTTATGAGGCCGGAGCAGGAGGGGATGTGACTTGATTCTCTATTGACTGCATTATCCTCATTTTGgaaaagaccaatgacatcatgagggcCTTAACTCATGCAGGAATCAGATTCAAGTAAAGCAGAGTTTCACCAAGTTTCCAGCCTCACTCTCCCTGAAATCCAGAGACAAGCAAAAGTCTGGGCCAGTAGCCGATGGCCTGGGACGCGCACACGACCGTGGGATCCTACGGGTCTGACCAAGTTCAAAGCACCCTCCCGCCAACAGCAGCTGCCCTGGTCACAAGAACAAAATGTTCTCACCTGCCCTTCTACCAAGGAAAGTCTTCACAGGCTGGGAGTAGACGGCTGCCAGCCCTTGGGATGGGCATGAGGCCTGCTTGGGCCCAACCCCTGAGTGGTTTCCTGCTGTGTGAGCATAGCACGAGTTAGAGCTTCTTAAGAAGGACCGCCAATTCCATTATCTGGGCAAATGGCTGGCGAGGTACCCACGGGAGGGAGAGtatgttttttcatttcatttaattttttcattggtAAAATCCATTTTTCTCTCGTAATCGTACTCCCCAAAGgataagtaaatatgaaaaacTGAAGCCTTCTCACAAACATGTCGAACCAAGTAAAGCAGTTCCACACGTGCACACGCTGCTATCTAAGCCTCCGTAGATATGGGAATGTGTGTACACCCTAGGCAcctgtctatgtgtgtgtatagtacaTCCAGTTCTAGGTACCCATAGGTAGTTGTGGATAGAGGGATGATGTATGTCTGAAGGCCCTTCTGCGCTTCTGTCCCAGAAGGTCTCCAATTTCATCCCTGACCTTCTAGAGTTGCTTCAGACCAATGGTGCCAGTCAGGGTCCCAAGCCCTGGGaagttccttcctttccttcaggCTGAATTCCGGTGTTTCCCTGTCACCAGCAGCAGCAAATAGAAATGCCTGTTTGCTCTCCAGACCCTTTGCGCCTCCGTTCACCTCTTCAGTCCAACACGCGTCTTTGCCCTTCCCTCCACACATGTTCAAGGCCAGCCAGATTAACTTTATACCTAGCACGgactctctcctcacctctctcTTGTAAAACTTCTCTTGGATTTGAGGCCCAAGCTCCACTGCCCCGCACTACACTGGGACCCCTCCTTTCCCAAAGGCCCTCCTTCACGACAATCTCCTCGTGTCCGGCTCACACCTCTCTGTCCATGCCCTTCTTGTCTTCTGGTCCAGAACAGGGTCTTCTTGAGTACAGGAAGGTTTCGCTTTGCCCATTTATCCCCACCACCCCCAGTGCCCGGCGCCGACTAGATGCTTAGCTGATGGATGGGCCTAAAGCTCTGGCACAAGAACAAACGCACGACCAGAGCCAGAAGCAGAGAGGGAGGAATTCTTTATTCAGGGAGGCCAAGCTACAAGGCTCGAGGTCCAGATGATAAAGGGTGTCCAGCGTGGTGCAGACAAAGCTTTGTCCCAGCGAGGCCTCTCTCTGGGATGAGCCAGCGGGTGGCCAATGCCAGGCTTGACTTCCTAATCTTTTGGGAATCTCCATGACAGCCTGGGAGGTGGGGgaggcagaaaagggaaaagatggacCAAGCGCCAGCTAACAGGTAtatccccaacacacacacacacacacacacacctctctctctctgtgttttctGCCTTTAATTAACCTCCTCGCTGCTGGCGTCTCTCTGCCAGATCTCCTTTCCCCTTGCTCACGTCTGGCTCCCATGcttgattcttttctttgaaCTCTGCCATGGCCAGGAGATTTTCCCGTTTACCTCTCCTCACTCACCTTGGTAACAAGCTGCTTTTCCCTCCAGCAGCCCCCTCAGGGCTTCTCTCCTGAGACCCTTGCTTGCCGCTAAGAGCTTCTAGCTGCCTCTTCATCCTGTGCCAGGAGCCACAATTGGAGAACCCAAGTCAGGGAGGCTTGTGCCAAGgagaggggcagagagaaagggaaaaactcAGAGAAGGAtctaagagaagagagaagggcagGAGAGctggagaaacagaaagagggaggggaaagtcaGCAAGGCAAAggggacagacacagagagaaacacgtCCACAACATGCACGGCGCACACACAGCGACAGGCTAAAGAGACACCGATGAAGAGATACAGATAGCCAAGGGGTCCCCACCCCTCTGGAGGGACTTTGGGGTTCACCTCTGGTATTTCTGCTGCAGCTGGTGATAGTGCAGAATGGCTGCCTCCAGGACTTCTGtagctttcttgttttcttcttcaagcAGTTGCCTAAGAGAGATTGCCTGGAATGAGCACCCCTCAAGCCAGCCAGCTTAGCCTGTGCCCTGTGCGCtggcccctgcccctgccccgcACCCAACAGAGACTCACACGGCTGCAGCAGCGTCCACAGTGCCCAGGAAGGCATCCTCACCGCTGGCACCTGTGGCTTCAGCCACGCCCTCAGGTCCAATCAACGCGCCCACCTGGGCCTGGAGGCTGCCAGGCTTCTCCTGACTTTGCCTTTCTGGTCACAGGAGAACAAACTACATTAAACGCGCTCTCATCAGGGATTTCCTCATCCCTGCCCGGTCCCCTTCCTGAGGACAGGTGGAGACTGCAGTCTTTGGCTCCACCTGGGGCAATGCTCCTCCCCTTCAGGGAAAGGGAGGTTATCTTTGGGGACTCTAGAGGGCAGTCCAAGGAATGGAGGCTCAGTTTTTCCCCAAAGGGACATTTCCCTCCTCACTTCCACCCTCTGCTCTCCCCCAACACTGGGGCCCTCGTCCTCCCCACAGGGCCCCTTGCCCTCCCCACACACAGGGCCCTCACCCTCCATCATCAGCTGATCCttgtggctgctgctgctgctgctcattTCTGGGACCATGTGTCTGCCctctgaaagaaggaagaattggaAGCCTGCTGTGGTCTGAGATCCCTCCCTCTCCAGTCCTGTCTGGCCCCAGGCCTCCTTGGGGAGTTCCCCAAATGGCCCCGAGAAAAGTCGTGGTTCCTAACCTATTCCTGAGCAGCATCTCTTACATTGACAGCAGGTGGCCATCTACCTGATCCACTTGATCCACTGAGATCACAAATGCAGCTTTCTTGAAGCCCTCTAAAACCACAGCTGCCCTCCTCCACGGTGAACACAACTCCTCTATACCCTGACCCCATGTCCTGTCCGAAATACCCTTCCACTTTACCTCCCTCTTCCAAGCCCTGAGACCCTTTCACTGCCCCCTCCTAAGAGGCGGGTCTATTCAAGTCTTCCCTGTATCCTATACTCCCCGTGTATATAACCAGGTTTCTTTGATCCCAACCAAGGGTTTTCCCCTCATGTGGAATTCCCAGAGGACCTTGTGCTTCTCCATCATTCCCTCTAGTTGCCAGCCGGACTCCGTCCTAAGGCAGAAGAAAGCATAGGGTGGGTCAGAGTCAGTACCACAAGAGGCCTGCCCTCCAGCCCAGAAGCCTTCCAGCACTGACCAAGAGGCTGGACCAAGGGCTTACCTCTGCTTCCTTTTCTTGGGTCTTTCTTCCTGGATGTTAGAGCTGAGCTTGGTTATCCTCTTCTTGTGTTCCCCAGTCACTGCCAGCTGCCTGGAACATGGAAggttgggggaagagggaaactCAGAAGCTAGTAACCCTGACCCTTCTCAGGCAGCCCTTAAGAACCCCTTGTGCTGTTGATGTTCTGTGCAGGCAGAGGTCAGTGATGGGGGGCATCTTGTTTGGCCTGGAAATGTGTGCCCCTTCCCAACCCTCCTGCTGCATCATGCCCCAAACAACAGAGGAACGGTCCTGTCACTATGTAATCGGTCGGGCCCTCAGGCTCCAGGACCCCGCAAGCTGGAACAGGAAGACGCCTGGGGCACTGGATGCTTTTGCAGCTGTGTCCCTCAGCATGGAGCCTGCTAATGCCCCAGAAGGCCTTCCATGCTTGTGGCCTCACCGTCACACGCACACCAAATAAAGACCAGGAGAGACAATTCTGGGTTAGAAACAAATTTGGGGCCAGACACACATGTTAAAACCAAGTTACAGCCAGAGATTACTTTAGTGCTAGAAATGATTTGAGGGCTAAGGTTGGGATTAAAGGGAGTGAGTGAGACAAGGAGCCACTGACCTGACAGCCTCGGTGTCTTTCTCCTGGCAGTGCAGGGAAAGGGTCCTCAGAGTTTCTAGAACCAAAGAGGTCAGTAGGTGGACACGGGGCCAGAGAGGGACTTAGATGGCACGCAAACCGTGTTCTCAGGCGCCCTGCCATTTTGGAGCTACCTGACCACCTGGAATCCCCCACTATTAGTCCCTTCCCTCTCAAACCACCCTATGTTCAGCAACTTTGGGCCTTTACTTGAATTGGTTCTCTCTACCCTTAATCTTGATTTAGTCGCTTTATGTATTTACTGCCTTCCCCACTACAACTGTGAGCTACTTGAGAGTCAAGATCATCACATTCCTTCTATTTGAATCCAGTCCCTGGCACAAAAGGTGCTTAATAGTCTTTATTAAGGTTTATTGATGGGTTGATACCTTGCTTCTTGCTCAAGACTTCTTTCACTTGTGGCTCCTCCAAGCTCACTGCAAGGGACAGAAATCAGACAGTCAGCTTTACCTTTCGGTCCTCCTCCGGTCTTTGTCTGCCCGGCCTGCAGCAAGCTGGCGGCATTGCTGGCTTTGCGTCCAAAACACTTCTCCATAAGCACAGGATCTGTCCACGTCCTCATTCCATGCTGCTCAGTGGCATCCCAGTGGTCTCCAGGGTCATGGGCCTCAGAGGCCCCTCGTTTGGCATACTAACAAATTGGGGCCCAGAAGCAGAATTTAAGTCAAAGATGCATCccttttggcttttaaagccctcctCCATTTGCCCCCAACCTACCTTTCTACCATTTCATGACACACCAAGCTCCGCAATCCACTCTTACCAGCCCCGCTCCATTTTCATCCAGGACATATGACTTCATCTCCCTAGCCTTGCAAAGGGTCAAGCCTCCAGACTAAATATACTCCCTCCTTCTCTGCACCTCACAgaattcctctctttcttcaagCACACCATCCGTTTGAAGTCCTTCCTGACCCCTAATGGAGGCCTCCTCAATAATCACCTCCCACTTAACAACCACATACTTATCCACTTTATATTCATTTCAAATTTACTTATACGTGTGACTATTGCTTTCCCCATAGAAGGAAGGCTCTTTTGGAGTAGGGATcgtttcattctttgcatttgttTCTTCGGCGCCTGGCCCATCAGAACTACAGGATGCCCTGGATGCCAGGGGAGGCCATGGTCTTTTACGGtgaggttgtttttgtttgtttgtttttcttttcaaaaatatttatttatttaaaagagcttctcattttcaaaatagctAGAAGGATAATATTTAACATTcgcccttacaaaaccttgtgttctaagtttttccttccttcccccacccctccttgagacagcaagtaatccaatatatgttaaacatgtacaattcttctttaCCTGTTTCTACacatatcatgttgcacaagaaaggtcagaacacaaagggaaaaaagaaatcaaaaacgaaaacaaaaagcaagcaaacaacaacaaaagggtgacgatactatgttgtggtccatactcaatCCTTGCGGTCGCCTCTCTAGGTGCAGGTGGCTCTTTTCCTCAccagaccattggaactggcctgaatcacctcactgttgaaaagagccacgtccatcaggatTCATCATCGTCTAATCTTgttatacaatgatctcctggttctgctcacttcaattagGATCAATTCCTGCAAGTCTcttcagatctctctgaaatcctcctgctgatcgtttcttaagagaacaataatattccataacattcatataccagagcttattcagccattctccaactgatgaacatccaccc
Proteins encoded:
- the LOC116420287 gene encoding synaptonemal complex central element protein 1-like; the encoded protein is MKSYVLDENGAGLYAKRGASEAHDPGDHWDATEQHGMRTWTDPVLMEKCFGRKASNAASLLQFLSLAVSLEEPQVKEVLSKKQETLRTLSLHCQEKDTEAVRQLAVTGEHKKRITKLSSNIQEERPKKRKQRTESGWQLEGMMEKHKVLWEFHMRGKPLVGIKETWLYTRGVGRHMVPEMSSSSSSHKDQLMMEERQSQEKPGSLQAQVGALIGPEGVAEATGASGEDAFLGTVDAAAAVQLLEEENKKATEVLEAAILHYHQLQQKYQRMKRQLEALSGKQGSQERSPEGAAGGKSSLLPRESEAGNLVKLCFT